From a single Bacillus pseudomycoides DSM 12442 genomic region:
- a CDS encoding MBL fold metallo-hydrolase, with protein sequence MAKRYENMDNVSTKKPLRSFLRWRKERKQNKKDFSYLVEQSPVKSSQFLRTNTEKTTITWIGHSTFLIQTNGLNILTDPVWSKKIKLVPRLTNPGLTLQELPKIDIVLISHGHYDHLDFSTLRLLNSDVLYLVPTGLKKLFTRKKFMRVEEYNWWEFTKINDVAFHFVPAQHWTRRSLFDMNTSHWGGWVIDNSTTDETIYFCGDSGYFQGFKEIGNRFSIDIALMPIGAYEPEWFMKVSHVSPEEAVQAFLDVKATHFIPMHYGTFALADETPREAITRLRNNWNLRMLPWEQLHVLFLGQTYFPEKMPSEEKESIKEHAKL encoded by the coding sequence ATGGCAAAGCGCTATGAAAATATGGATAATGTTAGTACAAAAAAACCACTTCGTTCTTTTTTACGTTGGCGTAAAGAACGAAAACAAAACAAAAAAGATTTTTCTTATCTAGTAGAACAATCACCTGTAAAGAGTAGCCAGTTTTTACGAACGAACACTGAAAAAACAACAATTACATGGATAGGTCACTCAACATTCCTTATACAAACAAACGGGCTCAACATTTTAACAGATCCAGTATGGTCAAAGAAAATAAAGCTTGTACCGAGGCTAACGAATCCCGGCCTTACATTACAGGAATTACCTAAGATTGATATTGTCCTCATTTCACACGGTCATTATGACCATTTGGACTTTTCTACACTTCGTCTATTGAATTCAGATGTTCTATACTTAGTACCTACTGGATTAAAAAAGTTATTTACAAGAAAAAAATTTATGCGAGTAGAAGAATATAACTGGTGGGAATTCACAAAAATTAATGATGTAGCATTTCACTTCGTACCGGCGCAGCACTGGACAAGAAGATCATTGTTTGATATGAATACTTCCCACTGGGGTGGATGGGTTATCGATAATAGCACAACAGATGAAACAATTTACTTTTGTGGTGATAGTGGCTATTTCCAAGGGTTTAAAGAAATTGGCAACCGATTTTCTATTGATATCGCCTTAATGCCTATTGGTGCATATGAACCAGAATGGTTTATGAAAGTATCACATGTTTCCCCCGAGGAAGCAGTGCAAGCCTTTTTAGATGTAAAAGCAACGCATTTCATTCCAATGCATTACGGTACATTTGCACTTGCTGATGAGACACCTAGAGAAGCTATTACCCGACTTCGTAACAACTGGAATTTACGTATGTTACCTTGGGAACAACTTCACGTATTATTTCTTGGTCAAACGTATTTTCCAGAAAAAATGCCCTCTGAGGAAAAAGAATCCATAAAGGAACACGCAAAATTATAA
- a CDS encoding nitroreductase family protein, which yields MNYEAFKEVIHGRRSVRKFTEQEVSIGDIEEIIDCARYAPSDTNSQTWEFIVIMNRDKIKEIEQMTWDALHKLAEKATEKGEEKAGKLLTRSFGPYATAFSDAPVLIVCLATPYESKFREKIFDPIDFVPDSVWEEEGIKSSCLAAQNLMLAAYARGLGTCPMTGPVLLAQNELRQYLQIEPEKQINMVISLGYPKDKPKKLARKEVKDITKFIL from the coding sequence ATGAATTATGAAGCATTTAAAGAAGTAATTCACGGACGACGCAGTGTTCGGAAGTTTACAGAACAAGAAGTATCTATTGGTGACATAGAGGAAATTATTGATTGTGCTCGTTATGCTCCAAGCGATACGAACTCACAAACGTGGGAATTTATTGTTATTATGAATCGGGATAAAATTAAAGAAATTGAGCAAATGACATGGGATGCTTTACATAAATTGGCTGAAAAAGCAACGGAAAAAGGAGAAGAAAAAGCAGGCAAATTACTTACGCGTTCGTTTGGACCATATGCAACTGCTTTTTCTGATGCACCGGTTTTAATCGTATGTTTAGCTACACCATATGAGTCAAAGTTTCGTGAAAAGATATTTGATCCAATTGATTTCGTTCCAGATTCAGTATGGGAAGAAGAGGGGATTAAGAGTAGTTGTTTAGCTGCGCAAAATTTAATGTTAGCAGCATATGCAAGAGGTCTTGGGACCTGCCCGATGACAGGGCCGGTGTTATTAGCTCAAAATGAACTGCGACAATATTTACAGATTGAGCCTGAGAAACAAATTAATATGGTAATTTCGCTAGGGTATCCAAAAGATAAACCGAAGAAACTTGCTCGAAAAGAAGTAAAAGATATTACAAAGTTTATTTTGTAG
- a CDS encoding ABC transporter substrate-binding protein, producing the protein MTRTKNIFILCIVMLTVMIAGCGKEEKKETNTAAEGKESYVIKHAMGETTIKGIPKRVVVLTNEGAEALLAVGVTPVGSTKPRAGEEWYPHLAKELKDTKVVGTERDVNLEAIMKLKPDLIIGNKMRHEKVYEQLKEIAPTVYAEALRGDWKENFTLYTKAVNKEKEGQKALDDYKKRIEAIKEKLGDKIVSKVSIIRFVPGDVRIYQKNSFSGVVLQDIGFKRPTLQDKDDFAIKGVTKEQIPNMDGDYLFYFTSDKDANKNNEGNTIAKEWTEDPLFKQLQASKNNKVFEVDEVIWNTAGGIKAANLMLDDIEKYFLK; encoded by the coding sequence ATGACCCGAACTAAAAATATCTTTATTCTCTGCATTGTAATGTTAACGGTTATGATTGCAGGATGTGGCAAAGAAGAGAAGAAAGAAACGAATACAGCAGCAGAAGGAAAAGAATCGTATGTAATTAAGCATGCGATGGGGGAAACAACGATTAAAGGAATACCTAAAAGAGTCGTTGTCCTAACAAATGAAGGTGCCGAGGCACTTTTAGCGGTAGGAGTTACACCGGTTGGTTCTACAAAACCAAGAGCTGGTGAAGAATGGTATCCGCATTTAGCAAAAGAATTGAAAGATACAAAAGTTGTAGGAACTGAGCGCGACGTTAATTTAGAGGCGATTATGAAATTAAAGCCTGATTTAATTATTGGGAATAAGATGCGTCATGAAAAAGTATATGAACAATTAAAAGAGATTGCACCTACTGTTTATGCTGAAGCACTACGCGGGGATTGGAAAGAAAACTTTACGTTATACACAAAAGCCGTAAATAAAGAAAAAGAAGGTCAAAAAGCGCTGGATGATTATAAGAAACGTATTGAAGCGATAAAAGAGAAACTAGGAGATAAAATAGTATCTAAAGTTTCTATCATTCGTTTCGTTCCAGGTGATGTTCGTATTTATCAAAAGAATTCATTCTCTGGTGTTGTTTTGCAAGATATCGGATTTAAGAGGCCAACACTTCAAGATAAGGATGATTTTGCGATAAAAGGTGTTACAAAAGAGCAAATTCCAAATATGGATGGAGACTACTTATTCTATTTCACATCTGATAAAGATGCTAATAAAAATAATGAAGGAAATACGATAGCGAAAGAATGGACAGAAGACCCACTCTTTAAACAGCTACAAGCTTCCAAAAATAATAAAGTATTCGAAGTAGATGAAGTTATTTGGAATACAGCAGGCGGCATTAAAGCGGCAAATCTTATGTTGGATGATATTGAAAAATACTTTCTGAAATAA
- a CDS encoding GAF domain-containing sensor histidine kinase, with product MNYDEKQMRRLEALKEIAELLNEATDLQEMLEKVLHTLLQVMNLQTGWIFFIDEKGTHRMLVDRNLPPALTWREKKPMCEGDCWCVNRFVNGRLEKATNIIECKRIEDAIEYNWGETEEITHHATIPLRAGSEKFGLLNVASPHKTHFSEEELALLEAIAFQIGTTIQRIRLVEKERKYVIVAERNRLARDLHDSVKQLLFSIMLTARGTLDMAKDKELQEMLRYIGELSQEALQEMTLLIWQLRPEGLEKGLAEAVQNYGRLLGIQVAIRIDGVISIGDEIEEVLWRVSQEALHNCKKHASCERVSVSLKTENNKLNFQIEDDGIGFIRETVRDSALGLKSMKERIELMKGTFRIRTKPGQGTKIEIQLPV from the coding sequence ATGAATTATGATGAAAAGCAAATGCGCCGGTTAGAGGCGTTAAAAGAAATTGCAGAGTTGTTAAATGAGGCAACTGATTTACAGGAAATGTTGGAAAAAGTATTACATACATTATTGCAAGTTATGAATTTACAAACAGGTTGGATTTTTTTTATTGATGAAAAAGGAACGCATCGTATGCTTGTTGATAGGAATTTGCCACCAGCACTCACATGGCGGGAAAAGAAGCCGATGTGTGAAGGAGATTGTTGGTGCGTGAATCGATTCGTAAATGGACGTTTAGAAAAGGCAACAAATATCATTGAGTGTAAACGAATTGAAGATGCTATTGAATATAATTGGGGAGAGACCGAAGAGATTACACACCATGCGACGATTCCTCTTCGTGCTGGCAGCGAGAAGTTCGGTTTATTAAATGTTGCTTCACCTCATAAAACACATTTTTCAGAAGAAGAACTAGCGTTATTAGAGGCGATTGCATTCCAAATTGGAACAACGATACAACGAATTAGGCTAGTTGAGAAAGAGCGCAAATATGTAATTGTAGCGGAGAGAAATCGACTCGCACGTGATTTACACGATTCGGTGAAACAATTGCTATTTTCTATTATGTTAACTGCTAGAGGTACTCTTGATATGGCAAAGGACAAAGAATTACAAGAGATGCTCCGTTACATAGGGGAATTATCGCAAGAAGCGCTGCAAGAGATGACATTATTAATTTGGCAATTACGGCCAGAAGGATTAGAAAAAGGGCTTGCAGAAGCAGTACAGAATTACGGAAGGCTATTAGGTATTCAAGTAGCAATTCGAATTGATGGAGTTATTTCAATTGGTGATGAAATAGAAGAAGTACTGTGGCGTGTGAGTCAGGAAGCCTTACATAATTGTAAAAAACATGCTTCATGTGAGAGAGTATCTGTTAGCTTGAAAACAGAAAATAATAAGTTGAACTTTCAAATTGAAGATGACGGCATTGGGTTTATTAGAGAAACAGTGAGAGATTCAGCACTTGGTTTAAAAAGTATGAAAGAACGAATTGAATTGATGAAAGGAACATTTCGAATAAGAACGAAACCGGGACAGGGGACAAAGATTGAGATTCAATTACCGGTTTGA
- a CDS encoding GNAT family N-acetyltransferase yields the protein MITFEKVNTETKKVVEEMFASNGLNIKEVQYCIKIDDTYIGVIDYTVQGERAILSNLIIHFDYQGYGYGTNTYFTFEEMMKSSDMKDIKVLQGDLTKQAKSFIEGLGFIWNGEMYIKRF from the coding sequence ATGATTACGTTTGAAAAAGTGAATACAGAAACAAAAAAAGTTGTTGAAGAAATGTTTGCTTCTAATGGTTTGAATATAAAGGAAGTTCAATATTGTATAAAAATTGATGATACATATATTGGTGTAATTGATTATACCGTTCAAGGTGAGCGTGCTATATTATCTAATTTAATAATTCATTTTGATTATCAAGGTTACGGATATGGAACGAACACTTATTTTACATTTGAAGAAATGATGAAGAGTAGCGATATGAAAGATATCAAGGTGTTACAAGGGGATCTAACTAAACAAGCTAAATCTTTTATAGAGGGACTCGGCTTTATATGGAACGGTGAAATGTACATAAAACGCTTCTAA
- a CDS encoding N-acetylmuramoyl-L-alanine amidase, protein MKLVIDAGHGGYDSGAVGNGLVEKNLTLQIAKRVRDILLANYAINIKMTRDSDVFISLSERANIANSFGADFFISFHINSGGGTGFESYIYNGLSDSSSAAAKQQKMHVAVNPVLTKYGLRDRGAKKANYAVLRETAMDALLTETAFIDTTFDANLLKNPQFIEDLCQAYARGIAVILGLTANPNPPNPEPPSPAPQTKGVAYIRGKNVNLRSGPSTSSSVIRQLNSPESYVVYQESNGWLDLGAGQWIYNDPSYIDYVKYGNSDGSPIGVANIRGTNVNLRSGPSTSSSVIRQLNSPESYLVYANQNSWLNLGGNQWIYNDPSYIKYDQY, encoded by the coding sequence ATGAAGCTAGTTATAGATGCAGGTCATGGCGGATACGATTCCGGTGCTGTTGGAAACGGTTTGGTTGAAAAAAATCTAACACTTCAAATTGCTAAGCGTGTTCGAGATATTTTACTTGCAAATTATGCAATTAATATTAAGATGACGCGCGATAGTGATGTCTTTATCTCATTATCAGAACGTGCAAATATTGCTAATTCTTTCGGAGCAGATTTTTTCATCTCATTTCATATTAATAGTGGCGGTGGAACAGGTTTTGAAAGTTATATTTATAATGGACTATCAGATAGCAGTTCTGCAGCAGCCAAGCAACAAAAGATGCATGTGGCAGTTAATCCTGTTTTAACGAAATACGGTTTGCGTGATCGTGGTGCAAAAAAGGCCAATTATGCAGTACTAAGGGAAACAGCTATGGATGCTTTATTAACAGAAACAGCTTTTATTGATACAACATTTGATGCGAATTTATTGAAAAATCCGCAGTTTATAGAAGATTTATGCCAAGCATATGCAAGAGGAATTGCTGTAATCTTAGGATTAACGGCAAATCCAAACCCACCAAATCCAGAACCGCCAAGTCCAGCTCCTCAAACAAAAGGTGTAGCATATATTCGAGGAAAGAACGTGAATTTAAGAAGCGGCCCATCAACATCATCCTCAGTGATTCGTCAGTTAAATTCTCCAGAATCGTATGTAGTTTATCAGGAAAGTAACGGTTGGCTAGATTTAGGGGCAGGCCAATGGATATATAATGATCCATCGTATATTGATTATGTGAAATACGGAAATAGTGATGGAAGTCCGATTGGAGTGGCGAATATTCGAGGGACGAATGTGAATTTAAGAAGCGGTCCATCAACATCGTCTTCAGTGATTCGTCAGTTAAATTCTCCAGAATCCTATTTAGTATACGCAAACCAAAACAGTTGGCTAAACCTAGGAGGAAATCAGTGGATATATAATGATCCATCTTATATCAAATATGATCAATATTAA
- a CDS encoding cysteine hydrolase family protein yields MKRALINIDYTYDFVAEDGALTCGKPGQDIEQHLVAITKQYIENGDYVVFAIDKHEKNDSYHPETQLFPPHNIAGTKGRDLYGELQKVYEKYQDNENVYYMDKTRYSAFAGTDLEMKLRERGIQEVHLVGVCTDICVLHTAVDAYNKGFHIVVHEKAVASFNEQGHEFAIGHFKSCLHAEVQ; encoded by the coding sequence ATGAAACGTGCTCTTATAAATATTGATTATACATATGATTTTGTAGCAGAAGATGGTGCTTTAACGTGTGGAAAGCCGGGACAAGATATTGAACAGCATCTTGTAGCGATTACGAAGCAGTATATTGAAAACGGAGATTATGTTGTGTTTGCCATTGATAAACATGAAAAGAATGATTCCTATCATCCTGAGACACAATTATTTCCACCACATAATATAGCGGGAACAAAAGGAAGAGATTTATACGGAGAGTTACAAAAGGTGTATGAAAAATATCAAGACAATGAGAATGTATACTATATGGACAAAACACGTTATAGTGCTTTTGCTGGAACGGACTTAGAAATGAAACTAAGAGAAAGAGGAATACAAGAAGTCCACCTTGTTGGTGTATGTACGGATATTTGTGTTCTACATACAGCAGTGGATGCCTATAATAAAGGATTTCACATCGTTGTACATGAAAAAGCAGTGGCTTCTTTTAATGAACAAGGACATGAGTTTGCAATTGGACACTTTAAGTCTTGTTTACATGCCGAAGTGCAGTGA
- the asnB gene encoding asparagine synthase (glutamine-hydrolyzing): MCGFVGCLCENPREFSETEKHQFENMNTIIFHRGPDDEGYFRDEHVQFGFRRLSIIDLEAGHQPLTYENDRYVIIFNGEIYNYVELREMLLEKGATFATQSDTEVIIALYAHMKEKCVDYLRGMFAFMIWDREEKKLFGARDHFGIKPLYIAQQGDTTFFASEKKSIMHVMQDKGVNPTSLQHYFTYQYGPEPETLTVDINKIEPGHYFVKEIGKEMEIHRYWKPYFNASSATKEEHIQAIRDVLYDSVKVHMRSDVPVGSFLSGGIDSSIIASIAREMNPNLLTFSVGFERRGFSEVDVAKETAEKLGVTNHSVFITAKEFMNEFPKIIWHMDDPLADPAAVPLYFVAKEARKHVTVVLSGEGADELFGGYNIYREPNSLKMFSYIPTPGKSVLKALSGALKEGFKGKSFLERGCTPIEERYYGNAKIFREEEKAELMKYYNESVNYMDITKPLYNEIKDYDDVSKMQYIDMFTWLRGDILLKADKMTMANSLELRVPFLDKEVFDVASKIPTELKIANGTTKAILREAVRGIVPDHVLDRKKLGFPVPIRHWLKDEMHDWAVNIIKESKTEHLIDKQYVLNLLEAHCADKGDYSRKIWTVLAFMVWHQIYVEHKYDTNEFHEETKRAYSLV; the protein is encoded by the coding sequence ATGTGTGGTTTTGTAGGATGTTTATGTGAAAACCCTAGAGAGTTTTCAGAAACAGAAAAACATCAATTTGAAAATATGAATACGATTATTTTCCACCGTGGTCCAGATGACGAGGGATATTTTCGTGATGAACATGTACAATTTGGCTTCCGCCGTTTAAGTATCATTGACTTAGAGGCAGGACATCAGCCGCTAACTTATGAAAATGATCGATATGTAATTATTTTTAATGGTGAAATTTACAACTATGTAGAATTACGTGAAATGCTACTTGAAAAAGGTGCAACATTTGCAACGCAATCTGATACAGAAGTTATTATCGCATTGTATGCACACATGAAAGAGAAATGTGTAGATTACCTACGTGGTATGTTTGCATTTATGATTTGGGATCGTGAAGAAAAGAAACTTTTCGGTGCACGTGACCACTTCGGTATTAAGCCGCTATATATCGCGCAGCAAGGTGATACAACATTCTTTGCATCTGAAAAGAAAAGTATCATGCATGTTATGCAAGATAAAGGGGTAAATCCAACTTCTCTGCAACATTACTTTACGTATCAATATGGACCAGAACCAGAAACATTAACTGTTGATATTAATAAAATCGAACCTGGTCATTATTTCGTAAAAGAAATCGGTAAAGAGATGGAAATTCATCGCTACTGGAAACCATATTTCAATGCTTCAAGTGCGACAAAAGAGGAGCACATTCAAGCGATTCGCGATGTATTGTATGATTCTGTAAAAGTTCATATGCGTAGTGATGTACCAGTAGGTTCATTCTTATCTGGTGGTATCGATTCATCTATCATTGCGTCTATCGCAAGAGAAATGAATCCAAATCTTCTAACATTCTCTGTTGGTTTCGAACGCCGCGGCTTTAGTGAAGTTGATGTAGCAAAAGAAACGGCAGAAAAGTTAGGCGTTACAAACCATAGTGTCTTCATTACAGCGAAAGAATTCATGAACGAATTCCCAAAAATTATTTGGCATATGGATGATCCTTTAGCTGATCCAGCTGCTGTACCGTTGTACTTTGTAGCAAAAGAAGCGCGTAAGCATGTAACAGTAGTTCTTTCTGGTGAAGGTGCGGACGAGCTATTTGGCGGATATAATATTTATCGTGAACCAAACTCGTTAAAAATGTTCTCTTATATTCCTACTCCAGGAAAAAGTGTCTTAAAAGCATTAAGTGGAGCATTAAAAGAAGGATTTAAAGGGAAAAGCTTCTTGGAACGTGGATGTACACCAATTGAAGAACGCTACTATGGTAATGCGAAAATCTTCCGTGAAGAAGAAAAAGCTGAGTTAATGAAGTATTACAATGAAAGTGTTAACTATATGGATATCACGAAGCCATTGTATAATGAAATTAAAGATTATGATGATGTAAGCAAAATGCAATACATCGATATGTTCACATGGCTACGCGGCGACATTTTATTAAAAGCTGATAAAATGACGATGGCAAATTCATTAGAACTTCGTGTGCCATTCTTAGATAAAGAAGTGTTTGACGTTGCGTCTAAAATTCCAACAGAATTAAAAATCGCAAATGGAACAACAAAAGCAATTTTACGTGAAGCAGTGCGCGGAATCGTTCCAGATCACGTGTTAGATCGTAAAAAGCTTGGATTCCCTGTACCAATTCGTCATTGGTTAAAAGATGAAATGCATGACTGGGCTGTTAATATTATTAAAGAAAGCAAAACAGAGCATTTAATCGACAAACAGTATGTATTAAACTTACTGGAAGCACATTGTGCAGATAAAGGCGATTATAGCCGTAAAATTTGGACAGTACTTGCATTTATGGTATGGCACCAAATTTATGTTGAGCATAAATATGATACAAATGAGTTTCATGAAGAAACAAAGCGTGCGTATAGCTTAGTATAA
- a CDS encoding AraC family transcriptional regulator codes for MDYFEKIQNSIEFIESNLQDRLNVVEVSSQSCFSPFHFQRLFQAITGFSVQEYIRNRRLSEAAISLRETRKNILEIAIDFQYNSQEAFTRAFVNYFGMTPAKYRKSEIALHLQAKMNFFDYKKEMKGDLIMNKPNIVQLSKRDIIGFEYKTNLNNEKYFEEIPKFYFDFGSNEYYLRILEKIAPNMSYGIACNFHDDGNFSFIIGEEVQGSAAELDDGFVNFEIPEGKYAEFKVNGSTDLVQNTRRYIYGTWLPNSNYERREGPDFEITDVLQSIYPNQMKAIIYIPIL; via the coding sequence ATGGATTATTTCGAAAAAATCCAAAACTCTATTGAATTTATTGAAAGCAATCTACAGGACAGACTTAATGTTGTTGAAGTTTCTTCGCAATCTTGTTTTTCTCCGTTTCATTTTCAAAGGCTGTTTCAAGCGATTACAGGTTTTTCTGTACAAGAATATATAAGAAATAGAAGGCTATCTGAAGCTGCCATTTCATTAAGGGAAACAAGAAAGAATATATTAGAAATTGCGATTGATTTTCAATATAACTCACAAGAGGCATTTACACGAGCATTTGTAAATTATTTTGGAATGACTCCTGCTAAATATCGAAAGTCAGAAATCGCTTTACATTTACAAGCTAAAATGAATTTTTTTGACTATAAAAAGGAGATGAAGGGAGACTTGATTATGAATAAACCTAATATTGTACAATTAAGCAAAAGGGATATTATCGGTTTTGAATATAAAACTAATCTAAACAATGAAAAATACTTTGAGGAAATTCCAAAATTTTATTTTGACTTTGGAAGTAATGAATATTATTTGAGGATTCTTGAGAAAATTGCACCTAATATGTCATATGGTATCGCATGTAATTTTCATGATGATGGTAATTTTTCGTTCATTATTGGAGAAGAAGTACAGGGGAGTGCTGCAGAATTAGACGATGGGTTTGTTAATTTTGAAATTCCAGAAGGTAAATATGCTGAATTCAAAGTAAATGGTTCGACTGATTTAGTTCAAAATACGAGAAGGTATATTTATGGTACATGGCTACCAAACTCGAATTATGAAAGAAGAGAAGGACCAGATTTTGAAATTACCGATGTATTGCAATCAATATATCCAAATCAAATGAAAGCGATAATATATATACCTATACTTTAA
- a CDS encoding Hsp20/alpha crystallin family protein, translated as MSDEKKESSSRPPIRSYLKQIDDFFEQTPLRDVIADMNHFFQKGNRLLTFPVDLYETGEELVIKAELPGVQKEKIQIEIQSEYLKISVTEEIMEETKDEVSHNYYRRERSMSGASRMIKLPYLIKKKSAKASYQNGILEIRAQKLPQQHDILSID; from the coding sequence ATGAGTGATGAAAAAAAAGAATCTTCGTCTCGTCCACCAATTCGTAGTTACTTAAAACAAATTGATGATTTTTTTGAACAAACGCCATTACGTGATGTAATTGCGGATATGAATCACTTTTTTCAAAAAGGAAACCGCTTATTAACATTCCCTGTCGACCTATATGAAACTGGAGAAGAACTGGTCATAAAAGCAGAACTCCCGGGCGTTCAAAAGGAAAAAATCCAAATAGAAATTCAAAGTGAATACTTAAAAATCTCTGTTACTGAAGAAATCATGGAAGAAACAAAAGATGAAGTTTCACATAATTACTATCGCCGTGAGCGATCCATGTCAGGTGCTTCTCGCATGATTAAGCTTCCATATCTAATTAAGAAAAAAAGTGCAAAAGCTTCCTATCAAAACGGTATTTTAGAAATCCGCGCTCAAAAACTTCCACAACAGCACGATATTTTATCCATAGATTAA
- a CDS encoding SCO family protein: protein MKRYQKLIGLIVVFCFFILAGCGSGSKLRKPLNWDLETFQYINQDGKKFGTKDLKGKVWVADFMFTNCQTVCPPMTANMAKLQKMAKEKKLDVQFVSFSVDPEVDKPENLKAFIQKFTDDTKNWNLLTGYSLEDVKKFAKDNFQTLVDKPENGQVIHGTSFFLVDQEGKVMKQYSGISKTPYEDILRDMERLLK, encoded by the coding sequence ATGAAGCGTTATCAAAAGCTGATTGGTCTCATAGTTGTTTTTTGCTTCTTTATACTTGCAGGATGCGGCTCAGGATCAAAACTCCGTAAACCATTAAATTGGGATTTAGAAACTTTTCAATACATAAATCAAGATGGTAAAAAGTTTGGAACAAAAGATTTAAAAGGGAAAGTATGGGTGGCTGACTTTATGTTTACCAATTGTCAAACGGTTTGTCCACCAATGACTGCTAATATGGCAAAGCTACAAAAGATGGCGAAAGAGAAAAAATTAGATGTTCAATTCGTTTCGTTTAGTGTAGATCCTGAAGTGGATAAACCAGAGAATTTGAAAGCATTTATACAAAAGTTCACAGATGATACGAAAAATTGGAATTTGCTAACAGGGTACTCATTAGAAGATGTGAAAAAATTTGCAAAGGATAATTTCCAAACGTTAGTAGATAAACCGGAAAATGGTCAAGTCATCCATGGAACATCGTTCTTCCTAGTTGATCAAGAAGGAAAAGTAATGAAGCAATACAGTGGAATTAGTAAGACACCATACGAAGACATTTTACGTGATATGGAGCGACTCTTGAAATAA
- the dat gene encoding D-amino-acid transaminase, translating into MATGVHKDWILFNGRIVNMKEEQPMVALEERGLQFGDGIYEVFRLYNGKPHLLDLHLERFFKSMKEIHLVPPFTKEELIEQLQQLIEKNQFQEDGNVYIQISRGMQPRNHVYESNLEPTCFANIVSFPRPLSLMEKGIKVTVEEDIRWKFCHIKSLNLLPNIMIKNKINEEGYQEAILVRDGIVTEGCHSNFFIIKNNKVITHPADQLILHGITRHHVISLATALHIEVEERGFSLQEVYEADECFFTATPLEILPVIQIGDESFGNGERGPVTRKLQEAYEESIATFKVIN; encoded by the coding sequence ATGGCAACAGGTGTTCATAAAGATTGGATTTTGTTTAATGGAAGAATTGTGAATATGAAGGAAGAACAGCCAATGGTTGCATTAGAAGAGCGAGGTTTACAATTTGGTGATGGTATATATGAAGTGTTTCGTTTATATAATGGGAAACCTCACCTACTAGATTTACACTTAGAAAGATTCTTTAAATCTATGAAGGAAATTCATCTTGTTCCACCTTTTACAAAAGAAGAATTAATTGAACAACTTCAGCAATTAATTGAGAAAAATCAATTTCAAGAGGATGGGAATGTGTATATTCAAATTTCAAGAGGCATGCAGCCACGAAATCATGTATATGAATCAAATCTAGAGCCAACTTGTTTTGCAAACATTGTTTCATTCCCGAGACCGCTATCTTTAATGGAAAAGGGAATAAAAGTAACAGTGGAAGAGGATATTCGCTGGAAGTTTTGCCATATCAAATCTTTAAATCTTCTTCCTAATATTATGATTAAGAATAAAATTAATGAAGAAGGGTATCAAGAAGCGATATTAGTTCGAGATGGAATTGTAACAGAAGGATGCCATTCGAATTTCTTTATTATAAAAAATAATAAAGTGATTACGCACCCAGCGGATCAACTTATTTTACATGGAATTACTCGTCATCATGTCATTTCATTAGCAACAGCTCTACATATTGAAGTAGAAGAGCGAGGGTTTTCATTACAAGAAGTATACGAGGCAGATGAATGCTTCTTTACAGCAACACCCCTTGAAATACTCCCTGTCATTCAAATTGGAGACGAATCATTTGGTAATGGTGAACGGGGACCTGTTACAAGGAAGTTACAAGAAGCTTATGAAGAAAGCATCGCTACCTTTAAAGTAATAAATTGA